The Punica granatum isolate Tunisia-2019 chromosome 4, ASM765513v2, whole genome shotgun sequence sequence aagaagaaagagaataaacgcttaatttttattttaattttttggtgaACAAATAAACGCTTAATTGGTGCACAATGTATTATAATTAGGCATTTCTTTTGCATTCCTTCAACGGATTCTTCTTTGGCAATGTATGAAAGTTAGGGACGACCTTTTAAGCCCAATTCTAACTTGGGCTCCGAGGTTACCTTATAAAGGACATCGTAGAAGGTAAAAGATTGATAATTCTTCGGTTCTTCATCCATGAAAATTAGGAAAGAAAAACCAGCAGTTTCTGTTTATCATTGTCCTGGAAAAATTgtccaaaataaatatttgaaaagttGCAAATCCTGTAATAGTACACAGAATTTTGTACTTTAGATTGCATGTTTTTGGAAAgctttaataatttttcatgccttttaattttaaaaattaccatAATTAGGAAAGATGAAAGTTTTTGTAGTAATATAATGTAAAACTAATTGACAAAGAAAACTTACCAAAAAATGAGGTAAAAAAAAGGCGATTTAAGGAATTTCATTGCTAGATCAAAGCTGCAACTAAAAACTTCTAGTAAGCTAAGTTTTACACCTCTGGACAAATCCGGCTCAAACTGAATTAGTAGGGCCCATTGAACTCCCGAATACAGGTAGGGCACtccaaataatatatatgtgggACCTTAAAATTTAAAGTAAGAAATCCATAGAAAAGGAGGAAGCTTATGCAGACAACGGATGAGCCTCTTGTGTAGTGATAGATGGGTCAGGCTTCGTTCCGGTTCCGGCTTTCTTACCAAGTAAGAAAGTGatcatgttttttttcccctggcAGGATGAGTAATTTCAATTCAATCCAGCTATCAGAGCTCGAGTTAAAATATCTCACACCAGGACTTCTTCTTTGTTCCACTAACAGGACTATCCAATGATAGGGCACATTGGCAAAGAAAAATTCAGATCTTGTGATGATGAGTGTATCTTTAGGAAGTTGTCAATGGTCATGGGCGTGTGTGGAAGGAGCAACGTTCTTACGCTGCAGCTCGGAAATGATCAAGGTCAGATAGAAAGTTTTCAATTTAGATTGAATATTGTAAGGTATCCATCCCTCCATCATCGAATTGAGTTCTTCCAGTTTTTAACAAGTCACAGGAATGGCCAAGGTTATGGATGTGTGTGTGGGAGGAGCAACCATGTTGCTTCCTCGATCATCGAATTGAAGTTCTTCCAGATTTGAATAAGATTAGGACAAGTCACAGAAAGTAATTTTATCGTAGCGGTTGAAACTcaaataaattggaaaaaggAGGAGGATTGTCTCATTGCAAAATCCATGCTCTTTTTCATTGCAGGATGAAGGAAGACTTAAGAAGCCATAAAACTGATTGAATTGATTCCGATGTACCGAATCCGAAAGGAAAACCTTCAATTGTCAGTCCTAACAAACGCCATCAAATCGATGGCCCTCGCTATTCCCTCTGTCCTCTCTAACAAACTCGAACCATTTCCATCTACTGCTCAGTTCTGTCATCACCAGCAGCAACAAACTTGTTGTACTCTTCGAGTTCCTTCTTGTACACTTCCATTGCTTCTGCAGCTTTTCCATTCCATACGGCTCTCTCCTCTTCACTTAATTCCTATTAACACCACGAAGTATATCAGTCCCAAAATTCTCTCATTTTGGATATCTAACTCGAACATGAAAACAGGCAAGTCAACTTAATTTACCTTCCATTTCACTGAAATCAGCGCAGTGAGGGTCGAGTTGTTGATCCCTGGCCTTTCCTCCGACAGGATCCTCCTCGTCTCTTTGCTGAACAGGAAGAATGAGGAGGCTGGCTTCTTAGGCCTGTTCGGGTCgacattctttttctctccgTTCTTCTTCTGCCGATTCTCTTTCGTTTTCTGCGTATTTACTCAATTTGATAAGTTTCCCTCGTAAATTAACACGAGGCAGCAATGAAGAAAACATCTGGCGTTTCATTCAAGAACCTTGATTATGTTATCagccttctccttcttcttgaGCAGCTGCAGGGCTTCCTGCTTCTGTAGCTTCATCtgctcttcctcctcccttcGAGAACTCTCcgcctcctcttccttcttctgcTTGTATGCCTCCATCTCTTCCATAtacttctccttcttcttcttagcCATCTGCAGATTCCAAGGTAAAAAGGGTTTCAGCATCAACCTTGCACTCACCTAGAAGCATAACCAAATCATATAATGAAGAAACAAACCTCCTCATATGGCCTTCTCTGATCCTCAGTCATATTCTTCCATTCCTCGCCGGTGACTTTCGCAACCTATCATTGACCAATCACAATTAGGTCTTAACCTCTCTAAACCCCAGAAGTTAACTAAGCATTGATTTATCAGATTAACAGCGTATGTTCATTCAATCACCTCCAAGACATTCTTGTTTTCTGCAACTAGAGCAGCCCTTCTCTCATTGGAGAACAGGAAGAACGCTGACATGGGCTGCTTCGGTTTCAGCGGGTCCCTCTCTTTCCTGAAGTCAAAGTCAAACATGAGATGTATACGCAAAAGGAGATTCATAAGATCTGATCAAAGGTCAGAACTCTATAAACCCCAAACGTCCGGGAGATTGAGCTTACTTGGTCTTCTTGGTCTCCTTTTCCGCTTCTTGCTTGAACTGGAGGTACTGTTCGAGCAGCTCCATGGCAGTCTTCTGCTTGTGCTCCTCTTCAAGAAGCTTCATCGCTTCAGCCTCGCGCTTCTCCTTTGCGAGAATCTGCAGATATGCTTCCTTCTCCGCCTGGTACTTCTCCTCGTAGGGCTTCTTCTCCTCAGCAGTAACATTCTTCCATTTCGTCCCCAATATGTTCGAGATCTCCTTGAACTCTGCTTCAGGGTTCTCCTTCTTGATCTGCCACCAAGAACCCCCACATGGGTCATTCATTCAATCAAGAATCAACAAGAAGATAAGATCTGAACATCttaaatcaatcaatcaacgAAGAAGCCCTTCTTTTTACCTCAGCCCACTGATCTTTGCACCAGAGAATGTAAGGCGGCGATGGCCTCTTCTTCTCATGgcaccccttcttcttctctttcttgtcCTGCTCCTTGTCCTTCACAGCTTGAACGATAGGGAACGTCTGCAACAAATTTCAATAATCCATTTCAGATCTCT is a genomic window containing:
- the LOC116203564 gene encoding high mobility group B protein 6-like; this encodes MADSVIAEIPVNPPTKKGKNSRKALKPKNTNLPPPNEELDVSAQKPSPAVEKDVPSEEIQQQESQPKKGKSKGRPKQKQLQSSPSSFEKELQEMQEMMEKLKIEKERTQEMLKERDEMLRQKEEELESKGREREKLQTELKKLQKLKEFKPTMTFPIVQAVKDKEQDKKEKKKGCHEKKRPSPPYILWCKDQWAEIKKENPEAEFKEISNILGTKWKNVTAEEKKPYEEKYQAEKEAYLQILAKEKREAEAMKLLEEEHKQKTAMELLEQYLQFKQEAEKETKKTKKERDPLKPKQPMSAFFLFSNERRAALVAENKNVLEVAKVTGEEWKNMTEDQRRPYEEMAKKKKEKYMEEMEAYKQKKEEEAESSRREEEEQMKLQKQEALQLLKKKEKADNIIKKTKENRQKKNGEKKNVDPNRPKKPASSFFLFSKETRRILSEERPGINNSTLTALISVKWKELSEEERAVWNGKAAEAMEVYKKELEEYNKFVAAGDDRTEQ